The Intestinibaculum porci DNA window AGCGCGCGTCGTCAGTCAAAAGTGATTTTAAGTCAGTACAATGAAAAATTAAAAGAACAGGAAGCAACGTTACGTAAGTCAACAGGTGACTTAGGTAATAACGAAGAATCCATCCAGCAGATCGCTAAGAACTTAGCGGATATGAAAGAAGCGGAACGGAAAGCTGCCGTTGCCGCTGCAAAGATTGCGGCGCAGAAGAAAGCTTTAGCAGAAGCCAAAGAGAAAGCAGAAGCCGAAGCGCGTGAAAAGGCACGCATTGCGGCACAGCGTCAGGCTGCAGCCGAAGCTGCTGCTAAGAAGGCTCAGGAAGAAGCTGAAGAAAAGCGCAGAGCTGCCGAAGAAGCATCGGCTGCAAAAAAGGCGGCTGCGGAAGCGGCTGCAAAGAAAGCCCAGGCCGAAGCGGCAGCAAAGAAGAAAGCTGCTCAGCAGGCTGCCAGCGCGGCGCAAAATGCGAGTGCTTCATCAAACGCCTCTTCTAATGCGCAGGGTAATGATGATGATAATTCATCAAGCTCAAATAGCGCCAGCACTTCTAATTCCAGTGCGTCAAGTGCTAACAGTTCAGCATCTGATGACAATGATTCATCAAGTTCGAATGCGGCTGCCTCAAGTAACAGCTCATCTAATAGTTCCAATAGTTCTTCAGATGACACTTCAAGCAAAAGTCAATCAAGCACTTCAAGTTCATCAAGCACATCAGATGACAGCGCATCAGCTAAGGTGACAAATGCCAGCGTATCTGGTGATGATATTGCCTTAAAAGCTTTATCAAAACGTGGTGCTCCTTATGTTTGGGGAGCGAGCGGACCATCGACATTTGACTGTTCTGGTTTAGTATGGTGGGCTCACGCTCAGTGCGGTATTAACTTTGGCCGTACCGATACACGTGGTCTCTCATCAATGGGATCAACAGTCAGCTATGGTAACTTACAGCCAGGTGATGTCCTGATCTTCTCTTCAAATGGATCTTATAGCGGCATTCACCATACGGGTATTTATATTGGTAACGGCATGATGGTACATGCACCACATAGCGGGGCAACTGTTTCTGTTGTCACAGTCAGCAGTGGTTACTATAGAAATCAGTTCTATACAGCACGTCGTTTATATTAAGATGAAAAGCGGGTGACCCCCGCTTTTTTGTATAGAAACTTTGCAAGAAACATGGGATCAAAATATGCTTTCGTGCCAACTGTTTGAGAATAATGAAAGCGAGGGCAAAGTTTCCGAAAGGATGACTCCTTTCAGGATGATGATAACTTATCTGCGAATTATGTGATTTGAAAAATCGCATATAAAAAGGAAAAATACGGATTTAAAATGTTTTTATGCAAAAATGGAAATATATTCAAGCGGCTTAAGTGATCGTGATAAAATAAATGCGTGGAAAAGGAGAGAGAAAAATGCATTATTTCGTATTAGATATTGGCGGCAGTTCTATTAAATATGCCTTAATGGATGAGCAGGCACAGTTTTTAGATCAGGGAAAGGTGCCTACCCCAGTGACCAGCTTAGAAGATTTATATCAGACGATTGAAGACTTAATGAAAGGTTACGACGATGTGGCTGGCGTAGGCATTTCCATGCCTGGAATCATTGACCCCGAAAAAGGCTATGCTTATACGTCAGGGGCTTTAGGTTATTATAATGATACCTATTTTGCGAGAGACTTAAGTGCACGTTTAGGGGTTCCTGTGACAATTGGCAATGATGCTAAATGCGCTGCAAATGCGGAAATTGGTTTTGGTGTTTTAAAAGATGTTGATGATGCGGCGGTCATTATCTTAGGCACCGGGATTGGCGGCTGCCTGGTGAAAGATCATAAAGTGCATACCGGCAAACATTTCTCGGCGGGTGAAGTGTCTGGAATGATCACTTCTTATGAACATGCCGATGATGCCAATTATAGCTGGTGTATGCGTAATGGGATTATTGGTTTACTTAGTCGAGTACAGGAACATTTGCATACGGATACCAAGTATACGGGAGAAGAAATTTTTGCGATGGCTCATGAGGGCAATCAGGATGTCTTAGCGGCGATTAATGAATTCAGCCGGGAAGTAGCCATTCAGTTAATGAATATTAATACATTGTTTGACTGTGAAAAGATTGCCATTGGCGGCGGCATTTCAGCACAGTCGCTCTTAATGGAAGATATTAATAAGAATTATCAAGATCTTTATGCCTACCATCATAGTGTCGGCATGCCCGTTCGGATGACCGAAATCGTCCCTTGTGCCTATCGTAATGATGCCAATTTACTTGGCGCTCTTTACCAGCATTTATCTAAACAATAAGAAAAAGGCGAGCATTTATTGATGTTCGCCTATTTTGCGACGCGGACAACGCGGGCTAAACGGGTTTTCCAGTAACCTGATAATCTGACCACCTGAACGCGGCGGCCATGACCTGGGGCATGGACCATTTTGCCAGCCCCAACATAAATGCCGGCGTGAGAAATACGGCTGCCGCTGCAGCGGAATAAGACAATATCGCCGGATTTCATTTTTCTTTTGGAAACGCGATGACCAACACTGCTTAATGAACGGGTCGTGCGGGAACCAATCTTATAGCCTGACTGGTAATATGACCAGTTCACTAAACCAGAGCAGTCAAAGCTGCGCTGTTTTTTATTTTTAATCTGTCCCATGGAATGCGCGGCGCCAGAAACATAACGGGAACCTACGCGGGATAAGGCTTTCTTCGCAATTCGATTACCGGCCGCATTGGAATCAGTGGTGGCTGGTAAGATTAAACCGACAGCCATAATAGTAACGAAAATGAATTTTATAGTGATATTTCTTATATATTTTAACATTCTTTAAATCTGTATCCTCTCTTTGTGATGGTCTTAGAATACCGGAGGATACGCCATTTGTCAACAAAATATTAAGAAAAAATTAAGAATATTGTAAGAAAGTCGTAAGAAATATGAAAGAAATTCATAAGATTTACTTAATAATGACACCTAACAGGCCAACTAAATCAATAGCTTGCCATTCACTGATGAGAGCGCCTTTTAAATCCATTGGGGAAATACGTAAAGCTGCTAACTGACAAGTTGATAAGTCAATGCCTTTTAAGGCGGTATGATCAATTTCACTGCCAGTGAGATCACATTCTAAAAAATGCGTATCTTTTAACGTGCAGTCTGTAAGAAAGCTTTCTTTCATTTGACTCTGCTCATGCTTAACTGATTTCATCGTATCTTTATAAAAACTGCTATAATGCATCAGACACTGCTGGAAGGTGGTGACTTCGATCAGACTTTCGTCAATATGTAAGCCTAACATCTTACAGTTAATAAACTGGACATGGCGAAAGAGGGTTTCGCGAAAAGTCGTATTCGATAAGTCACAATGGTCAAAGACAACATCGACAAAATAACAGTGATCATAGGTACTGTCTGTTAAAGCCATATCTTTGATGACACAGTTTTTCATGTCGATTTGAAAAACAGTAAGGCCACTATAGTCATCCTCTTTGAACATTTGATGAACATACGTTTCTTCATCATGAAAGAGCTGTGTATTGATTTCTAAGTTGTTTTCATTTATTGTTTTCATATTATCACCCATTTCATTGTACAAAAGGGAAGAGGAAAGGACAATCCTTATCAAAACCCTTCTCCATAGCGTACAAGTATGTTAGAATGGAAAACGCCTAAGGAAGGAGGAGAACGATGGCTTATTTTCCCATGTTTATCAATTTAGAAAACGTCCCTGTTTTAATTGTCGGCGGCGGGACAACGGCTTTGCGTAAAGCGGAGAAACTCTCTTATTTTAAGCCTCGCTTACATGTTATTGCATTATCTTATCAGCCGGCGATGCTTTCTTTTTTAAATAAGCATCATTATTCTTATGAAGAAAGAGCTTTTGAAAAAGAGGACTTAGAAGGGATGCAGATGGTCATTGCGGCGACCAATGACGCGAGCGTCAATGCAAGCATCGCTTTTCTCGCCAAGGCTAAGCATATTCCGATTAATAGCGTGGATGATTTAGATCACTGCAGTTTTCTTTTTCCTTCCTTATATACCAATGAAGATATTGTCTGTGGGATTTCCTCTGGCGGACATTCGCCAGTCATCAGTCAGGAGATCAGAAAAATCTTAGAAGCGCAGGTGCCTGATGATTTCGGTATCATCAATGCCCGGTTAGGTAAGCTGAGAGAGAATGTGAAAAAGAAAGGAACAATGGCCTCGAGAAAAGCTTTTTACCATCAGGTGATCGATTTACTGTTAGAGGAGCCAGAGATGAGCGAGGAAGCTTTAGCTGACTATTGTGAGAGGTATTTTCAAAATGAAGATTAGAGTGGGAGCTCGCGGCTCACAGTTATCAATCGCCCAGATGGATATTGTTTTACAGGCTTTAAAGCAGAAACGACCAGACCTGACTTTTGAAAAAGTCATTATGAAAACCAAAGGGGATCTGATTCTCAATCGTTCCTTAAAAGAGATCGGGGGAAAGGGACTCTTTGTGGGAGAATTTGAAGAGGCCCTTAAAGAAGGCATCATTGATATTGCCATTCATAGCGGAAAAGACTTACCAGCTTTATCCTCCTCATATTTTGCATTCAGCGTGATGAAACGCGGCGTCCCTTATGATGTTCTTATAAAAAATAAAGATCAGGTGCAGGTGATTGGCACCTCTAGTCCCCGCCGGGAAGTGCTATTACATAAACTGATGCCAAATGCTCAGGTGAAGATGCTTAGAGGGAACATCAATACCCGTATTGAGAAATTAAGAAGCGGGGAATATGATGCCATTATTCTTGCCCAGGCTGGCTTAGAGAGGCTGCAGCCTTCCTTAGCAGGACTAGAAGTGGTGCCATTAGATCCAGAAGTCTTTGTGCCCGCTTCCTGTCAGGGTATTCTGACGATTGAATATCTTAAGGATTCACCTTTTCAGGAGATCTTCTCATGTATCCATGATGAAGAAACTTATCAGGCTTTTATGTTAGAAAGACAGGTTATGCAGGGCTTACAGGCTTCCTGTCACGACGCTGTAGGGGCTTATAGCACAATGGAAAAAGGAGAACGCATGATCCGCAGTTTCTATCATCAGAGTCCCATCTATTATGAAAAAGCCGATCAATTACCATTACTCATTCAAAAATTAAAGGAGCATGCCCATGGAGACTAAAGGATTTGTCTATATTGCCGGCAGCGGTCCGGGTAATAAAGATTATATTACGGTAAAGGCTTATGAAGTCTTACAAAATTGTGACTGCGTCATTTATGATGCATTGATCGATCAGGAGTTACTGTCCCATACGAAAGTGGGCTGTGAAAAGATTTATGTCGGCAAGATGGCCGGTAAGCATTACGCTTCGCAGGATGAAATCAATGACTTGATCATCCAAAAAGCACATACGCATCAAGTTGTTTTACGCCTTAAAGGCGGTGATCCTTTCGTTTTTGGCCGCGGCGGCGAAGAAGCTGAGGCCTTAATCAAAGCAGGGATTGATTTTGAACTCATTCCTGGTGTGACAAGCGCTGTGGCGGTGCCGGAAATGGCGGGAATTCCCGTGACGCATCGTGGCGTCAGCCGACAGGTGAGCATCATTACCGGTCATGTCAAAGAAGGCACAATTGATCAGCATGTTAACTTTCAGGCGTTAGCGCAAAGCAGCGGGACGCTGGTGTTCTTAATGGGGTTACATGCTTTACCAATCATTGTATCTTCCTTATTAAGCGCGGGGCAAGAAGCCTCTACGCCATGTGCGATTATTTCAAATGGCACCAAAGAAAGTGAACATGTCTTAAGAGCTTCCTTAGGGGATATTGAAGAAAAAGCCAAAAGCGATCCTTTATGTGTTACCCCGGCAATTATTGTCGTCGGTGAAACATCGCGTTATGATTTTCGCTCTCAGGCGCAAAGACCGCTTTCGCACACTAGTGTCAGCATCGTCGGAACGATTGATTTCAATACCCGGATGGGGACGCTCGTCAAACGCTATGGAGCACACTGTCATTCTTATCCGATTGTGAAGATTCAGCCGGTGCATCAGGAAACTTTAGAAGAAAAGATCGCCCATTTACAAGATTATACGATGTTAGTCTTTACCAGCCGGAATACGATCCGTCTCTTCTTTGAAACCTTTTATGAAAAAGGCTATGATCTGCGTTTATTATCATCTTTGAAAATAGCGGTCATTGGTGAAGCGACAGCGATGTATCTCAAAGATTATCATTTTCATGCGGATTACATCCCCGATGTGTATACCTCACAGGCTTTAGGGGAGTTATTAACCAAAGTGACAACAACGCAGGATCGCTTATTAATTCCTCGCGCTTTAAAGGGCAATGATGTCTTAAGCACTATTTTAAGTGCGGCCCATCGTTCATTTGATGAATTCGCTTTATATGATACAGTGATTGATTTCCCGCATCCGGGCCTTTGTGAAGATGACTACCTGATTTTTGCCAGCTCGCAGGGTTTAAAAGGCTATTTTGAAGCTGGCGGTCAGGTCAGTAGCCATACGCAGGTGATCTGTATCGGTCCTTATACCGCAAAGATGGCAACCCGTTATCCGATTAACCATTGGATCTTAGCGCAGGAAGCCTCACGGCAAGGGATTCTTGCCACATTATTAGAAGGAGTACAACATGCAAAGATTTAGAAGATTAAGACAAAATCAGGCATTACGTGATCTCGTCGCCGAAACACGATTAGACCTGCGAGACCTCATTTATCCATTATTTGTCATTGAAGGCACACATATCAAACAGCCGGTTGATTCCATGCCTGGCGTTTATCGTTACAGTATTGATGAACTTGATCCCCTCCTTAAAGAGATTGATGAAAGCGGGATTTCCGGCATTCTTATTTTCGGGGTGCCCAAAGTAAAAGATGCGGTGGGCAGTGAAGCCTATCATGATCATGGCATTGTCCAGGAAGCGATTCGTTATATCAAAAGCAAGTATCCCCGTTTATTAATTGTGGCGGATATTTGTTTATGTGAATATACCAGTCATGGGCATTGTGGCCTTATTAATAAAGAGCGCATTATCTTAAATGATGAAACACTGCCTTTACTAGCGAAAATGGCCAACACGGTTGTCGATGCCGGAGCTGATCTCGTCGCCCCGTCCGATATGATGGATGGGGATGTTGCTAGCATCCGCGCGTACTTAGATGCTCATGGTCATAAAAGTACCCCCATTATGGGCTATAGTGCGAAATATGCATCTGGCTATTTCTCGCCGTTTCGTTATGCGGCGAATTCTGCACCAGAATTTGGTGATCGTAAAAGTTATCAGATGGATCCTCGAAACGGCCAGGAAGGCTTACGTGAAATTCAGAATGATATCGACATGGGCGCAGATATCGTCATGGTGAAACCAGGTTTAGCTTACCTCGATGTCTTAAAAGAAGCTTCTTTGACTTTTAATAAACCATTAGCTGTGTATAACGTCTCAGGAGAATATGCGATGGTCAAAGCGGCAGCGCAAAATGGCTGGATTGATGAAAAGCGCATCGTTTTAGAAAATATGTATGCCTTTAAGCGTGCCGGGGCTTCGATTATTATTACTTATCATGCCTTAGATGTTGCAAAATGGCTTAAGGAAGGAAACTGTTAGGAGAAATCCTCTTTTTCCTTCTTTTCTTTTGCGGTATAATAAGCCCCGGAGTGAAATATATGAAAAAAGGAAAAGCTTTATATTGGGAACTCTTCTTATCCACTTTTTACCTATCCGCTTTCACCTTTGGCGGCGGTTATGTCATCGTTTCGATGATGAAAGAAAAATTCTGCGATCAGTTACATTATATTGATGAAAAAGAAATGTTGGATTTGGTGGCAATCGCGCAAAGCGCCCCCGGGGCGATCGCGGTCAATGGTGCCATCGTTTTAGGCTATAAAATGGCAGGTATTCCTGGCATTCTCGTTTGTGTGCTGGGAACCGTTATTCCGCCTTTTGCGATCATCTATGTCATTTCGATGTTTTATCATGCCTTTATCACCAATAAAATCATCGCCGCCTTATTATTAGGCATGCGAGCGGGGGTCGGCGCCCTCATTGCCAGTGTTGTCTATGATATGGGTAAAGGGGTTATTCAGGATACCCCGATCAAATCGATTATGATTATGGCAGCAACTTTTATTCTCAACGAATTCCTAAAAGTTAATATTGCCTGGATTGTCTTAGGCTGTATGATTATCGCCTTATTAGAAACTTTTGTCTTTACAAAGAAGGTGCCATCATGAGTGTCTACTTACAGTTAATTTTCTCATTCTTACAGATTGGTCTCTTTAGCTTTGGCGGGGGTTATGCGTCGATGCCGCTTATTATTGAACAGGCGGTCACCAAACATCACTGGATTTCCTTATCAACATTTACTGATTTGTTTACGATCTCCCAGATGACGCCAGGGCCGATTGCCATTAACGGTTCGACCTTTATAGGCGAAGCAGTCAAAGGGTTTCCGGGCGCTATTGTGGCGACGATTGCCTGCATCTTCCCAGCTGTTGTGATCTGCAGTGTGCTGGCTTATATTTATGTCAAATACAAACAGATTGACTGGATGCAGAATATTTTATCGTATTTACGCCCCGCAGTGGTGGCGATGATCGCTATCAGCGGGATTTCGATCTTCATCGCTTCTTTCTTCAATGATTCCAAAATCGCGATCTCGGCGATTCGTTATCATGCGATTGTTGTTTTCTTTATTTGTTTAATCTTATTACGAAAATTCAAAATGAATCCTGTTCTCGTCATGTTCCTCGCCGGCGTGAGTGAAGTGGTGTTTACAGTGATTACGAAAGGATCATTATGCAATTAACATTACTTGGCACCGGCAATGCCTTAGCAACACATATTTATAATACCTGTTTTGTTTTATCGGATGGTGAGAGTCATGTCTTAGTCGATGGCGGGGGTGGTAACGGCCTCTTTACCCAGTTAGAAAAAGCTGGTTTATCGATCTTAGAGATCCATCATATTATTATGACGCATAAACATACCGATCATTTCTTTGGCGTGATCTGGGCATTGCGCGCTATTTCCCAGCAGATGAATGCCGGCGCTTATGAAGGCGATGCTTATTTTTACGGTCATGACGAAGTCATTACGTTATTAGAAAAGATGGCTCAGGAGTTTTTACCTCAAGCCATCGTCAAAAATATTCATCAGCGGATTCATCTGATCACTGTACATGATGGAGAAATCAGACCGATTATCAACCGGGAGTTTGTTTTCTTCGATATTCATTCGACGAAAGCAAAACAGTATGGCTTTCGCGTCACTTTAGATGATGGGTATTTAACCTGTTTAGGGGATGAACCTTATTGTGAAGAAGAAAGAGAATATGTCAGCTATGCCAAATGGCTGCTTTGTGAAGCCTTCTGTTTAAAAAGTGAAGCAGATCTTTTCCATCCTTATGAAAAACATCATTCGACCGTCTATGATGCAGCTAAGCTCGCAGAAGATTTACATGTGCGTCACTTGGTGCTTTATCATAGTGAAGAAGGACGTTTAAACAAGTTAGAGCGTTATCTTCAGGAAGCGCAATCCGTTTATAGCGGTGATCTGCATATTCCTCATGATTTAGAAAAGATTGACCTTTAAAGGTCAATCTCGGCATGATAGATAATTTCATGAAGAACTTCTTCTTCCTGATGAGAAAGCGGCGAGGGATGATCATGATATTCACTTGGTTTCCCCAGTAAACTTAACTGTCCATCTTTAAACCCAAAGACCTGATCAGTAAAGTTCATAATATCATGAGCATGACTCGTTAACATAATAACGGTACGATTTTTAGAGGTATTGAGTTCATAAAGCAAATGAACGAGATCCTCTTTTTCATTTTCATTTAAATCAGCGGTAGGATTATCAATGATGATAATTTTCGTATCAATCGCCAAGAAGCTCGCTAGTATCATCTTGCGCTGTTCATAGAGTGAAAGAGAGCGCGGATCTTTACGGAAATCTTCTGGTTTAATACCAACAAAAGTAAGCGCATCAGAGGCTTTGCGATGGGTATTAGAAAGCGTATAATTAAAAGTGAACAGGGAGTTCATGACATTGAAGAGGACATTCATGTCAAGCATCTGTTCTTCTGGATATTCTAGTAATAAGCCAATATCTTTGGCCGCAAAAGCGAGATGTTCGATATCGTCATGAAAGAAGTCTTCTAAATGCTTAGCAGAAAAAGAACGTTCAATCTGTTTGAGAAGGACATCTCGTCCGCTGCCGTTCGCCCCGCATAAACAGATATACTGGGTATAATCTTTCTGATCATTTATTAATGGATTTAAAATGGAATCATCGGTATAATAATGGGGATGTTTCACTAACATAGCAGCACCTTCTCTCTTTTTTGTTTATTGTAGAAGTGTTCACTATTTTTCTCAAGATATATTATAATTTTTATGGGAGTTTGTATGAAGAAGTTATTACTAGTCGCGCTTTTTGTCTTAGCAATGTTTTTTACGATCCTTAATAATGTCCAAAAACCCGAAGTCAGCGATGTGAAAACCTATACGATTACACAGGTCTATGGGGAAAAAGCAGACTTTCTGCGACAGGCGCAGAAGATTTCTAAAAAAGTCTCGGAAAAAAGCGATGGCAGTATTGATGTGACCTTAAGTGCGCACCAGCAGAAAGCCTGGCACAAAGCCTATCGCTCCAATCTCTACGCCCTGCGCTCACTTATTTTAAAAGAAAATCCCAGCAATCAGTTTCAAATGAGTGCTGATTATACCAAGCTGACGATTAAAGTTCAAAATGAATCGATCAGCACTTTAGCATTGTATATGCCCCAAATTATTATGTGCTGTGAAGTATTACAAACGTTAGAGGAGACGTCCTGGCAAGTTGATGCCACGATCGTCACTTCGCGCGTGATTCATAAACATTTCCCTGGTGATCTGCCAGGAGACTATTTGTAGGAGGAGAAAAATGGATCGACCTTATGTGTTTTGTCATATGTTAACAAGTGTGGATGGAAAGGTAGATGGTCCTTATAAAAATCAGGAACATGTTCAGGAAGCAATGCAGTTTTATGATCAGGTGTCTTTTACGCGTAAAGGCCCCTACAAAATGCAGGGCTGGTTAACCGGCAAAGGAACCACGCAGGAAAAATTCACCCATTATGCCAAGCCGCCGCTGCGTCATTTAGTGAAAGTGCCTGCTGGTGATTATATTATTCATACCCATCGGGCAATGTATTATATTGCCCTTGATCCGCGTGGTCAGATGGGTTGGCAGGCCAATTATATCGTGCATCATCAGGTTGCTTACGTGATTGAAGTGCTAAGCGAACAAGCCACTGATGCGTATAAAGATTTCTTACGTCAGAAACACATTCCTTATATTATTTGTGGGCATCAGAGTATTGATTATCAGGTCATGCTGGAAAAGCTGAAAAATGATTTTGGCATCAAAAGCCTGATGCTAGCGGGCGGACCGGTGCTAAACTGGGCTTTTATTCAGGCTGGTTTATGCGATGAACTCTCCATTGTCATCGCGCCGGGGGCCGATGGTTCAGCTATCAGTCAAAGCGGTTTTGTCAATAAACAGGCATCCTCGCATCCGGTCGCTTTCGATCTCATTGAAGCGAAATCCTGTGGCGGGAATACCGTCTGGCTGCGCTATAAAGTAGAGAAGGGGGAAGCTTAAAATGCGTATGGCGATGCGCCGCGGCTTCGTTGTCGGGCTAGGCTTTATTATTCAAATTTTATTTTATGTCTTTATTATGATCTTTTTTGCGGATCATTTTCCGGTCATTAACGTTGTCTATCGAATCTTAGGATTATTAATTGTCTTATCCATTATCAAAAACAGCCGCTCTCTTGATGTCTCGCTGCCATGGATTATGGTGATCCTGATTGAACCGATTTTAGGGACCTTATTATACTTATCGCTGGGTAATATGTTATTTACCTCGCGGACTTTACGGCGTTTGCGTCAGTCTACGCAAAACGCTCAGAAGTATTATCTCCAGGATCCTAAAACGAAAGAAGAAGTGGAAGACTTAGGCTTCTCGCAGATGCGTTATCTTTATGATCATAATCATTTTCCGGTTTATAAAAACAATCAGGTCACTTATTATCCTTTAGGCGATGAAGGCTTCCCAGCCATCGTCGAAGAACTCAAAAAAGCCGAAAAGTTTATCTTTATTGAATATTTTATTATTAATCACGGCGAGGTTTGGGATACGATCTTAGAGATTCTCAAAAAGAAAGTCAAAGCGGGGGTTGAAGTGCGCTTAATGTATGATGATATTGGCTGTATCTCCATGTTAGACAAGCATTTCCCTAAAGAAATGGAAGCCTTAGGCATCAAATGCGTTGTCTTTAACCATTTGAATCCTTTAGCTGGGGTGATCATGAATAACCGTGACCATCGGAAGATTCTGGTCATCGATGGCAAAGTAGCCTTTACCGGCGGGATGAACTTAGCTGATGAATATATTAATGTCCATTCGCCTTATGGACACTGGAAAGATAATGCCATTAGGATCAAAGGCTCAGCCGTCTGGTCGTTCACCTTATTTTTCTTGACGAGCTGGAATGCTTTCCGCGCGGAAGATGGCGACTTCACCAAATTCAAAGTCGATCCTGTCACTTATGAGGAAGAAGGCTATATCATCCCGTACTGTGATGCCCCATTAGATGACGAAGATGTCGGCGCCGATGTCTATATGAACATCCTTAATCAGGCGAAGGATTATGTTTATATTATGACCCCTTATCTGATTATCGATGAAGAAATGATCCGTTCCTTAGTCTTAGCAGCGAAACGTGGTGTCGATGTTCGGCTTATTGTGCCGGGCATTCCTGACAAGAAGATCGTCTATACTGTTACCCAGTCTTATTTTAAAATCTTAATCGATAATCATATTAAGATTTACACCTATACGCCAGGTTTCGTCCATGCGAAAGTCTTTGTCTCGGACGATCATATCGCCACGGTCGGTACGATTAATATGGATTATCGTTCCCTTGTGCATCATTTTGAATGTGGTCTTTTCATGCGTGATACCAAAGAAGTGATGAAAGTCAAAAAAGACTGCCTCGATACTTTGTCAAAGAGTCATTTGGTCACCGAAAAAGAAGCGCAAGATGGTCTGTTTAAAGACTTGCTGGAGGCGGTTTTACGCTTGATCGCACCAATGCTTTAGGAGGAGTTATGAAAGTATTATCATTTGGATCTTATAATATTGATGAATCATATGAAGTAGAACACTTTGTCCGTCCCGGGGAAACCCTCAAAGCCCTCAAAGCTTCCCGCCACTTAGGCGGGAAGGGGTTCAATCAGACGATGGCCCTACACAAAGCCGGGGTGACTGTTTTACCCGCTGGGGCAATTGGCGAAGATGGTCAGATCTTTCTTGAAGCGATGAAAGATTTAGATCTCTCATTGTTAAAAAAGATATCTGGTCCCACCGGTCATGCCTTTATCCAGCTGTGTCAAGGCGAAAACAGTATCATTATTAATCCTGGAGCCAATAACAGCATTACAGAAGATCAGATT harbors:
- a CDS encoding RibD family protein translates to MDRPYVFCHMLTSVDGKVDGPYKNQEHVQEAMQFYDQVSFTRKGPYKMQGWLTGKGTTQEKFTHYAKPPLRHLVKVPAGDYIIHTHRAMYYIALDPRGQMGWQANYIVHHQVAYVIEVLSEQATDAYKDFLRQKHIPYIICGHQSIDYQVMLEKLKNDFGIKSLMLAGGPVLNWAFIQAGLCDELSIVIAPGADGSAISQSGFVNKQASSHPVAFDLIEAKSCGGNTVWLRYKVEKGEA
- the hemB gene encoding porphobilinogen synthase: MQRFRRLRQNQALRDLVAETRLDLRDLIYPLFVIEGTHIKQPVDSMPGVYRYSIDELDPLLKEIDESGISGILIFGVPKVKDAVGSEAYHDHGIVQEAIRYIKSKYPRLLIVADICLCEYTSHGHCGLINKERIILNDETLPLLAKMANTVVDAGADLVAPSDMMDGDVASIRAYLDAHGHKSTPIMGYSAKYASGYFSPFRYAANSAPEFGDRKSYQMDPRNGQEGLREIQNDIDMGADIVMVKPGLAYLDVLKEASLTFNKPLAVYNVSGEYAMVKAAAQNGWIDEKRIVLENMYAFKRAGASIIITYHALDVAKWLKEGNC
- a CDS encoding MBL fold metallo-hydrolase, with product MQLTLLGTGNALATHIYNTCFVLSDGESHVLVDGGGGNGLFTQLEKAGLSILEIHHIIMTHKHTDHFFGVIWALRAISQQMNAGAYEGDAYFYGHDEVITLLEKMAQEFLPQAIVKNIHQRIHLITVHDGEIRPIINREFVFFDIHSTKAKQYGFRVTLDDGYLTCLGDEPYCEEEREYVSYAKWLLCEAFCLKSEADLFHPYEKHHSTVYDAAKLAEDLHVRHLVLYHSEEGRLNKLERYLQEAQSVYSGDLHIPHDLEKIDL
- a CDS encoding ATP-binding cassette domain-containing protein, producing MLVKHPHYYTDDSILNPLINDQKDYTQYICLCGANGSGRDVLLKQIERSFSAKHLEDFFHDDIEHLAFAAKDIGLLLEYPEEQMLDMNVLFNVMNSLFTFNYTLSNTHRKASDALTFVGIKPEDFRKDPRSLSLYEQRKMILASFLAIDTKIIIIDNPTADLNENEKEDLVHLLYELNTSKNRTVIMLTSHAHDIMNFTDQVFGFKDGQLSLLGKPSEYHDHPSPLSHQEEEVLHEIIYHAEIDL
- the cls gene encoding cardiolipin synthase, whose amino-acid sequence is MRMAMRRGFVVGLGFIIQILFYVFIMIFFADHFPVINVVYRILGLLIVLSIIKNSRSLDVSLPWIMVILIEPILGTLLYLSLGNMLFTSRTLRRLRQSTQNAQKYYLQDPKTKEEVEDLGFSQMRYLYDHNHFPVYKNNQVTYYPLGDEGFPAIVEELKKAEKFIFIEYFIINHGEVWDTILEILKKKVKAGVEVRLMYDDIGCISMLDKHFPKEMEALGIKCVVFNHLNPLAGVIMNNRDHRKILVIDGKVAFTGGMNLADEYINVHSPYGHWKDNAIRIKGSAVWSFTLFFLTSWNAFRAEDGDFTKFKVDPVTYEEEGYIIPYCDAPLDDEDVGADVYMNILNQAKDYVYIMTPYLIIDEEMIRSLVLAAKRGVDVRLIVPGIPDKKIVYTVTQSYFKILIDNHIKIYTYTPGFVHAKVFVSDDHIATVGTINMDYRSLVHHFECGLFMRDTKEVMKVKKDCLDTLSKSHLVTEKEAQDGLFKDLLEAVLRLIAPML
- a CDS encoding chromate transporter, translating into MKKGKALYWELFLSTFYLSAFTFGGGYVIVSMMKEKFCDQLHYIDEKEMLDLVAIAQSAPGAIAVNGAIVLGYKMAGIPGILVCVLGTVIPPFAIIYVISMFYHAFITNKIIAALLLGMRAGVGALIASVVYDMGKGVIQDTPIKSIMIMAATFILNEFLKVNIAWIVLGCMIIALLETFVFTKKVPS
- a CDS encoding chromate transporter, with translation MSVYLQLIFSFLQIGLFSFGGGYASMPLIIEQAVTKHHWISLSTFTDLFTISQMTPGPIAINGSTFIGEAVKGFPGAIVATIACIFPAVVICSVLAYIYVKYKQIDWMQNILSYLRPAVVAMIAISGISIFIASFFNDSKIAISAIRYHAIVVFFICLILLRKFKMNPVLVMFLAGVSEVVFTVITKGSLCN